One stretch of Salvia miltiorrhiza cultivar Shanhuang (shh) unplaced genomic scaffold, IMPLAD_Smil_shh original_scaffold_453, whole genome shotgun sequence DNA includes these proteins:
- the LOC131004673 gene encoding uncharacterized protein LOC131004673: protein MEELDELRNEAYENARIYKEKVKRLHDHRISHKKHCPGMKVLLFNSRLKLFPGKLKYRWSGHFLLREVFEHGAVELCNENTNESFTANGHRVKPYYEHQSPPMVVESQALHNLDC from the coding sequence ATGGAGGAATTGGATGAACTGcgcaatgaggcgtatgagaacGCCCGGATTTACAAAGAAAAAGTGAAGCGGTTGCATGATCACCGTATTTCTCACAAGAAGCACTGCCCAGGAATGAAGGTGTTATTGTTTAATTCAAGATTGAAGTTGTTTCCTGGCAAGTTGAAATATAGATGGAGCGGTCATTTTCTGCTAAGAGAGGTGTTTGAACATGGTGCAGTAGAGCTTTGCAACGAGAATACGAATGAAAGTTTCACAGCAAACGGTCATCGCGTGAAGCCGTATTATGAGCACCAGAGCCCTCCGATGGTGGTAGAGTCTCAAGCTCTTCACAATCTTGACTGTTGA